One segment of Pseudoalteromonas rubra DNA contains the following:
- a CDS encoding cyclic peptide export ABC transporter, with the protein MNLLKLFSESYPNRVFISVLLGAISGILYSGLIPFVLMSIESPTPGLQLAEVPHARYGLLEVANYKLAALFFLACTFILIMRSLSEILLQRVATDVARKLRVSFYDKISRTPLYAIEKMGSSKLVASVNLDVPRIVNGARALPLLLINLVTLVGMLGFLVYLNDEVFKMVMIAIAFGILAYQVPMYFGNKLLTRSREYRDAIQEGVNGLLSGAKELKLDAQKRAYFHQDALLSNEKNILKNEKAAQSVLISTINFGDLICFFVIGALCFIFVNYHSISNSELVAVIMALLYVTGPIAVLLNALPQMMMATISYKKFNTLLNELPEEEIEYQISDVPSWQTLRFDKVEFAYPSDQDEAGFAVGPIDLTLNRGEIVFIVGSNGSGKSTLSKLLTLHYQAVGGHIYFDDAALNNTNIESYRQGISAIYSNYYLFAKILKELDDATMELIQHYLKLLHLDHKVTIEDGYFSTVSLSDGQRKRLALLVAFLEDKQVYLFDEWAADQDPIFKEVFYKRILPSLKAKQKLVIAITHDDKYFDLADRVIVMEGGKVVEQTSYTQYFDKLQLNQSAKNDFLAEVGA; encoded by the coding sequence TCTCGGTGTTGTTGGGAGCCATTTCAGGGATTTTATATTCGGGGCTTATTCCCTTTGTACTGATGAGTATTGAGAGTCCGACACCCGGATTGCAGTTGGCTGAAGTTCCGCATGCACGATATGGGCTACTGGAAGTCGCAAACTATAAACTGGCTGCGTTGTTTTTTCTGGCCTGTACATTCATTCTGATCATGAGAAGCCTGTCAGAGATTTTACTGCAGCGCGTTGCAACGGATGTTGCCAGAAAACTTAGAGTGAGTTTTTACGATAAAATTTCCAGAACGCCTTTGTATGCCATTGAGAAAATGGGCTCGTCTAAACTGGTTGCTTCTGTGAATCTGGATGTACCAAGGATCGTTAATGGCGCACGTGCATTACCCCTGTTGCTGATCAATCTGGTGACTTTAGTCGGTATGCTGGGTTTTCTGGTCTACCTCAATGATGAAGTCTTTAAGATGGTGATGATCGCTATTGCGTTTGGCATCCTGGCGTATCAAGTCCCCATGTATTTTGGCAACAAGCTGCTGACGCGTTCTCGAGAGTACCGGGATGCAATTCAGGAAGGTGTGAATGGTTTGCTCTCTGGCGCAAAGGAGCTCAAGCTCGATGCGCAAAAGCGTGCTTATTTTCATCAGGACGCTTTGCTGAGCAATGAAAAAAACATTCTTAAAAATGAGAAAGCCGCGCAATCTGTGCTGATATCAACCATCAACTTTGGTGATTTAATTTGTTTCTTTGTCATCGGTGCGCTGTGTTTTATTTTCGTGAATTACCACTCCATCAGTAATAGCGAGTTGGTCGCGGTAATCATGGCTTTATTGTACGTGACCGGCCCCATCGCTGTCTTGCTGAATGCTTTGCCTCAGATGATGATGGCGACGATTTCATACAAGAAGTTTAATACGCTGCTCAATGAATTACCTGAAGAGGAAATCGAGTATCAGATTTCAGATGTGCCTAGCTGGCAGACACTGCGCTTCGATAAAGTTGAGTTTGCTTATCCCAGTGATCAGGATGAGGCTGGCTTCGCTGTTGGTCCAATCGACCTGACACTGAATCGTGGCGAAATCGTCTTTATAGTTGGCTCGAATGGCTCCGGCAAATCAACTCTCAGTAAATTGTTGACGCTGCATTATCAGGCGGTTGGCGGGCACATTTATTTCGATGATGCGGCACTGAACAACACCAATATCGAAAGCTACAGACAAGGGATCAGTGCTATCTACTCTAACTACTACTTGTTTGCAAAAATTCTCAAAGAGTTGGATGACGCCACGATGGAGCTGATCCAGCATTATCTGAAACTGTTACACCTGGATCACAAGGTCACGATAGAAGACGGTTATTTCTCTACCGTGTCGTTATCTGATGGTCAGCGTAAACGTCTCGCTTTGCTGGTGGCCTTTTTAGAAGACAAGCAGGTGTATTTGTTCGATGAATGGGCCGCTGATCAGGACCCAATTTTCAAAGAAGTCTTTTATAAACGCATCTTACCCAGCCTCAAAGCAAAGCAGAAATTGGTCATTGCCATCACGCACGATGATAAGTATTTCGACCTGGCAGACAGGGTCATTGTGATGGAAGGCGGCAAGGTCGTAGAGCAGACCTCATACACACAATACTTCGACAAATTACAGTTAAACCAGTCCGCCAAAAACGATTTTCTGGCAGAGGTAGGAGCTTAA
- a CDS encoding non-ribosomal peptide synthetase — MTHSQWQLTASQRDILLDQLYFPDSPIYNIGGYIVCDNIDCTQLAQAHKALIHSHEAFQMRISQQGEEFTAYLSQDLDDSLPVIDFSAEAEAERSAKAWLETQFARTQAVFDTQLAKGFLLKISQQQHWYVGLSHHLAMDGFGFAIWVQQLAHLYNGEQTQDDARLSLDGIAQLDNTYRESAKYQKDAAFWQEYLDDYLGERLPERYFSDTDQQHSTRAIYPLSRTVFDSLHAHAGRHKLGAAQVLLATLAYYFSLHTNQATLLFGNPSHNRKTALQKQKLSVFTSISPLLISTQGVDVMSELVKQVAQTQKATYRHQKYPLGQLLKDQQHSGEQGSFFDFSFNYLTLNFADIHFSNQAARFHYLNANAEKIPFTLTVWDNNDTDLELQIDFNHRYFEQADIDAIEQRYQRALAYLGEHGLDCALTDLPFSSPAEQQWLLGRSASPLSYDTELSLHEQISRQAQLTPDAIAIDMPGGRTLSYAQLDAGANRIAAYLQQHYSLSADSMVGVSTVRHAEMVMAILAILKTGAAYLPLDPGYPSARLAQIIDDAKPVVTLTDNPAILQGLATDTLSLATLNDAAVSTPYQPVAHQGGNLAYAIYTSGSTGKPKGVAISHRNINALLSWADTVYSREDYARVLCSTSINFDLSAFELFFTLTRGGTCVLVDNALSLLTQPVEVSLINTVPSAIKALLEQGGIPAGVRVVNLAGEPLGRDVVNQLLRDGHCERVYNLYGPSEDTTYSTSACFTEEIDHAPGIGQVISNTQAFILNDQLALLPYGATGELYLGGDGLARGYLNQSELSAERFIDNPFYDPEVAGSSTRLYRTGDLVRYQSDGTLAFVGRADDQVKIRGFRVELGEISEQLSRQAAIDSAVVLAKSGANGTYLVAYIQPAEALDEAAHSDFISAALSELAGCLPDYMVPKLGRVIPHWPLTANGKINKKALPEVDPGAQQDHYVAPQTDLEQAVCEIWAELLHLDATQISTTASFFALGGHSLLSVKLAATLRAQLAVELPLSTLFNATTVAEQAKAVAAAQGQALREDIKALPRVMQDDPRLGQHRVAPLSYAQQRLWFIDQLEQGTPQYNMPAAFAVDGELDLTVVEAVLQTIIARHEVLRTVYRDDVQVIRQDAGFTLSYEDVRALSETAQQQAIAGAMAQQLSQPFDLTREVMVRAGYIQTTERSGVLLFNMHHIASDGWSMQVLINEFTTLYQAYSQGEDNPLAPLSIQYADYAQWQHTHLNHEVLDTQLGYWQQQLADLPSVHSLPLDYPRPALKQHQGGQVKSTLSAQVAQGLSKLASAQGLTPFMLLHGALSLLLSRHSNARDIVIGTPVANRMQAELAPLIGFFVNTLVLNVNTDQPSLADYLAHVKAVHLGAQSHQDVPFEQLVEQLNVPRSSAYTPLFQVMLTTRTDYAVTEQATSQGWSLGEAQLSPLAEDAVIAKFDLDIDLTLSDAGVEMCWTYDKALFSAARIETLSRHLGTLLTTLAQQAPATLLAHAPDTLAMLSAAEQHTLLSTLNDNTLSYDTTQSIHGLFEQQVQRTPQATALIFNGQHISYEVLNQRANQLAHYLLSEHQVTPETPLGVCSSRSVEMVVSILAILKAGGAYVPLDPSYPASRLGYIAKDAGLTHILAYDAGLPVAQALMAEQGGSAVDIATLTLSAYAQHNPALTALGGDKLAYAIYTSGSTGQPKGVAISHRNVNALLSWADTEYNREDYARMLCSTSINFDLSAFELFLPLTRGGSCVLVDSALSLLTTPVEVTLINTVPSAIKALLEQGGIPAGVRVVNLAGEPLGRDVVNQLLAGEHCERVYNLYGPSEDTTYSTCARFTQPLDEAPSIGRVINNSQAFILNDKLALLPYGTTGELYLGGDGLARGYLNQPQLSAERFIDNPFYDANVAGSSKRLYRTGDLVRYQADGNLAFVGRADDQVKIRGFRVELGEISEQLSRQAAIDSAVVLAKSGANGLYLVAYVHPAQTLDEAEHADFITAALTSLAACLPEYMVPRLGKVVPEWPLTASGKINKKALPEVDATALQGRYVAPQTDTEQAVCEIWAQLLNVEASQISTQTDFFELGGHSLLVMRLVTRLNDTFAINLAIQDLYQQMTVANISRHIDDIFTLHASDTTHSPAASDFEEFTL; from the coding sequence ATGACACACTCTCAATGGCAATTAACCGCTTCGCAGCGCGACATACTATTAGATCAGCTCTATTTCCCGGATAGCCCTATTTACAACATTGGTGGCTATATCGTCTGCGACAACATTGACTGCACCCAACTGGCACAGGCACATAAAGCACTGATTCACAGTCATGAAGCATTTCAGATGCGTATTAGTCAGCAAGGCGAAGAATTCACCGCTTATCTGAGCCAGGATCTGGATGACAGCCTGCCAGTGATTGATTTTAGCGCCGAAGCAGAGGCTGAGCGCAGTGCTAAGGCCTGGCTCGAAACGCAGTTCGCTCGCACTCAGGCAGTGTTTGATACGCAACTGGCCAAAGGCTTCCTGCTTAAAATATCTCAGCAACAGCACTGGTATGTTGGCTTAAGTCATCATCTTGCAATGGATGGTTTCGGTTTTGCGATCTGGGTTCAGCAGTTGGCTCATTTGTATAACGGTGAGCAGACACAGGACGATGCCAGATTGTCGCTCGATGGGATAGCACAGTTAGATAATACTTATCGTGAGAGTGCTAAATATCAAAAAGACGCGGCATTTTGGCAGGAGTATCTCGACGATTATTTGGGGGAACGCCTGCCTGAACGCTACTTTAGTGATACGGATCAGCAACACAGCACCCGGGCCATTTATCCGCTTTCCAGAACGGTTTTTGATAGTTTGCATGCGCATGCAGGTCGTCATAAGTTAGGGGCCGCTCAGGTGTTGCTGGCAACACTGGCTTACTACTTTTCTTTGCATACCAATCAGGCAACCCTGTTGTTTGGCAATCCGAGCCACAACCGTAAAACGGCGCTGCAAAAACAAAAGCTGTCAGTCTTTACCAGCATTAGTCCATTGCTGATTTCCACACAGGGGGTGGACGTCATGAGCGAGCTGGTAAAACAGGTTGCGCAGACGCAAAAAGCAACCTACAGGCATCAGAAGTACCCACTGGGCCAGCTCCTCAAAGACCAGCAACACAGTGGTGAGCAGGGTAGCTTCTTTGATTTTAGTTTTAACTATCTGACGCTGAATTTTGCCGATATTCACTTTTCAAATCAGGCTGCACGTTTTCATTACCTCAATGCCAATGCTGAAAAGATCCCCTTCACTCTAACGGTATGGGATAACAATGACACGGACCTGGAACTACAAATTGATTTTAACCATCGTTACTTTGAGCAGGCTGATATTGATGCCATAGAGCAAAGATATCAACGCGCACTGGCCTATCTGGGTGAGCATGGCCTCGATTGTGCACTGACCGACTTGCCATTTTCGAGCCCGGCGGAGCAGCAATGGTTGCTGGGACGTTCGGCCAGCCCACTTAGTTATGACACAGAACTCAGCCTGCACGAACAAATCAGCCGTCAGGCCCAGCTAACACCGGATGCCATCGCCATTGATATGCCTGGCGGTCGCACACTGAGCTATGCCCAGCTGGACGCCGGTGCCAATCGCATTGCCGCGTACTTGCAGCAGCACTATTCACTCAGCGCCGACAGCATGGTGGGCGTCAGTACTGTGCGACATGCCGAGATGGTGATGGCCATACTGGCCATCCTGAAAACCGGTGCCGCCTATTTGCCGCTCGATCCGGGCTATCCCAGTGCCCGACTGGCACAGATCATTGATGACGCTAAACCAGTCGTGACCCTCACCGATAACCCGGCCATCCTGCAAGGCCTGGCCACCGACACGCTGAGTCTGGCGACGCTGAATGATGCCGCTGTCTCCACTCCTTACCAACCGGTGGCACATCAGGGCGGTAATCTGGCCTACGCCATTTATACCTCAGGGTCGACCGGTAAACCTAAGGGCGTGGCGATCAGCCACCGTAACATCAATGCACTGCTGAGCTGGGCTGACACAGTCTACAGCCGCGAGGATTATGCCCGGGTGCTGTGCAGCACCTCCATCAACTTTGACCTGTCGGCGTTTGAATTGTTTTTCACCCTCACTCGCGGCGGCACCTGTGTACTGGTCGACAATGCCCTGAGCCTGCTGACGCAGCCGGTTGAGGTCTCCCTGATCAATACGGTGCCGTCGGCCATTAAAGCCCTGCTGGAGCAGGGGGGGATTCCGGCTGGCGTGCGGGTCGTGAACCTGGCCGGTGAGCCGCTGGGTCGCGACGTGGTCAATCAGTTACTGCGCGACGGACACTGCGAGCGGGTCTATAACCTTTATGGCCCCTCGGAAGACACCACCTATTCAACCAGTGCCTGCTTCACCGAGGAAATCGACCATGCGCCGGGGATCGGCCAGGTGATCAGCAACACCCAGGCGTTTATTCTGAATGACCAGCTGGCGCTGCTGCCGTATGGCGCAACCGGTGAGTTGTACCTGGGCGGTGACGGCCTGGCACGGGGCTACCTGAACCAGTCTGAGCTGAGTGCCGAGCGCTTTATTGATAACCCTTTTTATGACCCTGAGGTGGCAGGCAGTTCAACACGCTTGTACCGCACCGGCGACTTAGTGCGCTATCAGAGCGATGGTACGCTGGCGTTTGTGGGCCGGGCAGACGATCAGGTTAAAATTCGCGGCTTCCGGGTGGAGCTGGGTGAGATAAGCGAGCAGCTGAGCCGTCAGGCGGCCATCGACAGTGCCGTGGTACTGGCGAAAAGCGGTGCCAACGGCACCTACCTGGTGGCCTATATTCAGCCAGCAGAGGCGCTGGATGAGGCGGCGCATTCTGACTTTATCAGTGCGGCACTGAGCGAGCTGGCAGGGTGTTTACCCGATTACATGGTGCCGAAACTGGGCCGGGTGATCCCACACTGGCCACTGACCGCCAACGGTAAAATTAATAAAAAGGCGCTGCCAGAGGTGGACCCGGGGGCGCAGCAGGACCACTACGTTGCCCCGCAAACTGACCTCGAGCAGGCGGTGTGTGAGATCTGGGCTGAATTACTGCACCTTGATGCCACGCAGATCAGCACCACAGCGAGCTTCTTTGCATTGGGCGGACATTCCCTGTTATCGGTTAAGCTGGCCGCCACATTGCGCGCACAGCTGGCAGTGGAGCTGCCACTGAGTACGTTATTCAATGCCACCACCGTGGCTGAGCAGGCCAAAGCCGTTGCCGCAGCACAGGGGCAGGCATTGCGCGAGGACATTAAAGCCCTGCCCAGAGTGATGCAGGATGACCCTCGGCTGGGTCAGCATCGTGTTGCCCCGTTGTCTTATGCTCAGCAGCGGTTATGGTTTATCGACCAGCTGGAGCAGGGTACACCACAATACAATATGCCGGCGGCCTTTGCGGTTGACGGCGAGCTGGACCTGACGGTGGTTGAGGCCGTCCTGCAAACCATCATTGCCCGTCATGAGGTGCTCAGAACCGTATATCGCGATGACGTGCAGGTGATCCGCCAGGACGCCGGCTTCACCCTGAGCTATGAGGATGTGCGGGCTCTGAGCGAGACGGCGCAGCAACAGGCGATTGCCGGGGCGATGGCGCAACAGCTGAGCCAGCCGTTTGACCTGACCCGCGAGGTGATGGTGCGTGCAGGCTATATTCAGACCACTGAGCGCAGCGGCGTGCTGCTGTTCAATATGCACCACATTGCCTCCGACGGCTGGTCGATGCAGGTGCTGATCAACGAATTTACAACACTCTATCAGGCATACAGCCAGGGCGAGGACAACCCGCTGGCCCCGCTGAGCATTCAGTATGCAGACTACGCACAGTGGCAGCACACCCACTTAAATCACGAGGTGCTGGATACGCAGCTGGGTTACTGGCAGCAGCAACTGGCTGACTTGCCTTCTGTGCACAGTCTGCCGTTAGACTACCCGCGTCCGGCACTCAAGCAGCACCAGGGGGGGCAGGTGAAAAGTACCCTCAGTGCACAAGTGGCGCAGGGGCTGAGTAAACTGGCCAGTGCACAGGGGCTGACGCCTTTCATGTTACTGCACGGGGCCTTGTCGCTGTTGCTGTCGAGACACAGTAATGCCCGGGACATCGTCATCGGGACACCGGTGGCCAACCGCATGCAGGCCGAGTTGGCACCGCTGATAGGCTTTTTTGTTAACACCCTGGTGCTGAACGTCAACACCGACCAGCCGAGCCTGGCAGACTACCTGGCCCATGTGAAAGCCGTCCATTTAGGTGCTCAGTCACATCAGGATGTGCCGTTCGAGCAGCTGGTTGAACAGCTGAATGTGCCCCGCAGCAGTGCCTACACGCCACTGTTTCAGGTGATGCTGACAACCCGCACCGACTATGCGGTAACGGAGCAGGCTACCAGTCAGGGCTGGTCTTTAGGCGAGGCGCAGCTGAGCCCGCTGGCAGAGGATGCGGTGATTGCCAAGTTTGACCTGGACATCGACCTGACACTGAGCGACGCCGGGGTAGAGATGTGCTGGACCTACGACAAGGCGTTGTTCAGCGCAGCCCGGATTGAGACGCTGAGCCGTCATCTGGGTACCTTACTGACAACCCTGGCACAGCAGGCACCAGCCACCTTGCTGGCGCACGCTCCGGATACCCTTGCGATGTTGTCGGCAGCCGAGCAACACACGCTGCTGTCAACACTGAACGACAACACACTGAGCTATGACACCACGCAGAGCATTCATGGCTTATTTGAACAACAGGTGCAGCGTACGCCACAGGCAACGGCACTGATTTTTAACGGGCAGCACATCAGCTATGAGGTGCTGAACCAGCGTGCCAATCAGCTGGCGCATTATCTGCTGAGCGAACATCAGGTGACACCGGAAACGCCGCTGGGCGTGTGCAGCAGCCGCTCGGTTGAGATGGTGGTGAGTATCCTGGCGATACTAAAAGCCGGTGGGGCGTATGTGCCGCTGGACCCGAGTTATCCGGCCAGCCGGTTAGGCTATATAGCCAAAGATGCGGGGCTGACACACATTCTGGCGTATGACGCAGGTCTGCCGGTTGCACAGGCGCTGATGGCAGAGCAGGGCGGCAGTGCCGTGGATATTGCGACGCTGACACTGAGCGCTTATGCGCAACACAACCCGGCGTTGACGGCCCTTGGTGGGGATAAGCTGGCCTATGCCATTTACACCTCAGGGTCGACCGGTCAGCCTAAGGGCGTGGCCATCAGCCACCGCAATGTCAACGCACTGCTGAGCTGGGCCGACACCGAATACAACCGTGAAGATTATGCGCGGATGTTATGCAGCACTTCAATCAACTTTGACCTGTCGGCCTTTGAACTGTTTTTACCTCTGACCCGTGGTGGCAGCTGTGTGCTGGTTGACAGTGCCCTGAGTTTGCTGACGACGCCGGTGGAGGTCACGTTAATCAATACGGTGCCCTCGGCGATTAAAGCGCTGCTGGAGCAGGGAGGCATTCCGGCGGGTGTACGGGTGGTGAACCTGGCAGGCGAGCCGCTGGGCCGCGACGTGGTGAATCAGTTACTCGCCGGTGAGCACTGTGAGCGGGTGTATAACCTCTACGGTCCGTCAGAAGACACCACTTATTCAACCTGTGCGCGCTTTACTCAGCCCCTGGACGAGGCGCCGAGTATCGGACGGGTGATTAACAACAGTCAGGCGTTCATCCTCAATGATAAGCTGGCGCTGCTGCCGTATGGCACCACCGGGGAGCTATACCTGGGCGGTGACGGGCTGGCGCGGGGTTATCTGAATCAGCCACAGCTGAGTGCCGAACGCTTCATCGACAATCCATTTTATGATGCCAATGTGGCAGGCAGCTCAAAGCGCCTGTACCGCACCGGCGACTTAGTGCGCTATCAGGCGGATGGCAACTTAGCCTTCGTGGGACGCGCAGACGATCAAGTGAAGATCCGGGGTTTCCGGGTGGAGCTGGGCGAGATAAGCGAACAGCTGAGTCGTCAGGCGGCCATCGACAGCGCGGTGGTGCTGGCGAAAAGCGGAGCCAACGGCCTGTATCTGGTGGCTTATGTTCATCCTGCTCAGACACTGGATGAGGCTGAGCACGCCGACTTCATCACGGCTGCACTGACGAGCCTGGCAGCGTGTTTACCGGAATACATGGTGCCGAGGCTGGGCAAGGTGGTCCCTGAGTGGCCGCTGACAGCCAGTGGCAAGATCAACAAAAAGGCGCTGCCGGAGGTGGATGCCACCGCACTGCAGGGCCGTTACGTAGCGCCGCAAACAGACACAGAGCAGGCGGTATGTGAGATTTGGGCGCAGCTGCTCAATGTAGAGGCCAGCCAGATAAGTACACAGACAGACTTTTTCGAGCTGGGCGGACATTCACTGCTTGTGATGCGCCTGGTAACCCGACTTAACGACACTTTTGCGATCAACCTGGCTATTCAGGATTTATATCAGCAAATGACCGTCGCCAACATCAGTCGCCATATCGACGACATCTTCACTTTGCATGCCAGTGACACGACGCACAGTCCCGCTGCATCCGACTTCGAGGAATTTACCCTATGA